From Venturia canescens isolate UGA chromosome 3, ASM1945775v1, whole genome shotgun sequence:
ACCTCTTACGTCAAGATCAACTTTGAAAACGTTTGCATTTGATAATAATTCGAATTACATTCTTCATtgatttacttatttttctgctCTCGTTAAGAGGTATTTAATTTATTGACACTTTTCAAGGACCTTTTAATTACACAtgagaaatttataaattttgttctaAAAAATTAGCCGCAACATTTAAACCACTGTCGTTCCACTTTATTGCTGTACTACTCTAGCATAAAACTCACACAGCGCACTTAAGAGAACAAACTTGTGGTTTAAGCTTTATGCTTCAAGCtgtagaaaaatgaattgtttTTAAGAATGATAAAAAGGGAATACAGCGTAAATAAAAAGACAaggttttggttttttttggaAGTTACCAGCTGAGATTTATTGAaggtttttgaaatttgtgatatttttcatcgatgttTCTTCAGATCCATGGTGATCATAGAGAAATAACGTCAAATGAGAAGATGCCTTTGATCCGGTAGTCTGCGAGAACGGAGGCGAGAAAGGTTCCATCTCGAAGTTGATTGTTGACGTCGCTGTTGATGGCGATGATAGAATCTTCATAAAATCCCAGATAGGAAACtgcattttttctccaaatatcCCTCCTCATCCTGACGAAACGATGTTGATTTGGTGTCGAAGAGAATtggttttgattttttcaccgAAGTCTTCTCGCTTCGCGCTCGGACTCGAGTAAGGTTAGGATGTCTCCGTCGCGCACCGGGCCCTTTACGTTCCTGATGATCTGACGAttttgatcaccaataaactcAACTTTTACTTGGGTACATTGTCCCTGCGAACCCGTACGGCCAAGAACTTTTACAACACGTGCAAGTGTAACTGGTTTCTCCATGACTTCACGTGGCTTCGATGCAACCGTAAAAGAATGCTTTGAGGAAGTGAACGAGGTTTTGCGACTTCGTCAGTACAGCGTTTGTCAAGCGACCAACCCGAGCACGAGTTCAACACCGATCATTTCCGGCTTTTAGTTGATCACTGACTCACACTGCGCCGCCGCGCTCAACCGCCCTGCCAGCGCTAATGGGTCACGTGACCCATCAGcgcgagtatttttttttcacgagtgGAACGAATAATTTGGTTCTTTTATATGTAAATgcattcgaaatttttgaagatACTACTATATTTTGAGGATTCtccaaaaaatgataaaaaaattgtacaaaacacaaaaatatttttaaaaataaaaaatacgggGAAATCTCTGGGTTTATATAAAGACAGGAAGATTGTTCggggaaaaaagacaaaagcTGCGTGTGTAGTTACTTAAAGAATATTTCGAGGATTAAAGGTCGAACGTAAAACAATATATATTCTAGTCGCACAAACGTTTTTCAATGTACatatatttgtttttccatAGTCTTCATAAATTTTTGGCTACACACTCACATTCTTACAAACACCATTTTACAACTGTAATCTGCATATTCTTGcattattatttgtttttccgATGGAACgcatcgaaatatatatatgtatatatatacatatctcgataatggaaatatataatatataattcTATGTATATTGTGATGTTCTTTGAGAACATCACTGAAAGGGCCTTCACGTATTTATTTCGTTGCTACGTTGATTATTGATCATTAAAAATAAAGTAATTTTGAGGATTTCGCAATGATGGAACGagctatatattttcgtttgattttaATCGTACATCGActgaaatcgatttttcttttttttttaacccttTGGAAACTAAGTTGAACACGATCTTCGAAATCTATAATGTGGCAGTTCTCGATATTTTCACCACTCCAAAACAATGCCTCTCGTAAATGTGTCTGGAAAGTGGATAATTTAACCTCCATATTTTTGAGCATTTGCCACGacgctatttttttcgttttttgctaACGGAAGAAACGTTTAACGTTCAACGATATTcagaccatttttttttcattccatagAAATTTCAGTGTTTTAGCACAATTTggcaaaatttttcgaatgctCTCTGACGAAGATAATCGCACACGTTTGTCGATACAAAATCATCCGAACATCAGAATTTCGTTATTGGAAATCAATTTTcgtcaagtttaaaaaatccattaattatttttagcaATATTTTTCCGCGTTAGTGAATAAGTTTCGGAATTCCGTTCCAATAAGAATTATACTCTCTATGCGTTCCTGAGATTGAAGAatccaatgaaaaaataatttcgaacAGACATTTTGAAAAGGTGAGTCGTTTTGAACTAAAGaaatcaaaagaaaagtgCGTGCTGCCATCGACGTGAATTTTTTATCCCAAAAAAATGCGCATCATTGAAAATGGTGTAATTATGGTTGCAGTTTTTTGGCAGCACCATCGGGCCCTCACTCCTCACTCTCAGTTTTCGTATACTTAGACCACCGAACTGAAACAGTTCAGTGACTTCGTCAAAAcatttcgtttctctttcgaCAGTCTTAACGCTTTTTTGTTTGAAACATCACATTGAGAAAACTGCGCATTCCGTTCGAACGAGtaactttattgaaaaattgattttcaccTAAATTTATCAGCTGATCGATCAGCAATGGTCGATtgttttgaacgttttttaaGTAAATGACGCatgaatgaatattatttataatcgcgagtgtggataaaattgaacttaaaaaaaaaaatggaattccaGATAGACGTCTGTAAcgatgaaaatgtaaaaaatgaatttttcaaaaaacataCATTTGCCCTCGTTCTCCCAGACACACACGGCATTTTAacgttattgaaaaattgtacaataAATACGAGGGACAATACTCTCGTAAAGTTCGCTCATGGAGCaaggaagattttttttcatgattcgtAACGTCAGTTTTGATATCACAACAAAAACAGACACGATCGATCCAGCAATTCGAGAAGATCCCTTGACAATTTATTCGTGTGTGCAATGATAAAGATCGTTGATAATGTTTTCCGTTTCCgttttattgatatttcgcaTCTATACAATTCGACAAAGTACATTAACAACGATTAGGCGATTGAGATTTGAGTTGTTGAGTAACGGTTTGTCTGTCCTgtaaaaattgcgaattcgacTCGGGCGTCGACGCGAGGGTAAAAATTATTGTCAAATTgtatatttgaaatttcactAATTCGCTTattcctttcattttttcgtcgcaTGTACAAGAGTATACAGAGTCGAACGGGGAACGAGAGAAACGAGAGTGCAAAATGTAAGTGTGTATAACAACATCGCTCAGGACGGTTCATCTAAATACGGGAGAGCAGCaagacaaaaacaaaaaaaaactatgtaaGGTTATTTCGGCCATTTGCTTAGAGTCCGAGTCTCCGAGATCAAGTCGAGGGATCGTGACGATCTTCGGACTTTCAGCAATCTCTTATACGACATAATatgaattcaataaaaatcacgTACGACAGTCGTAACgtttctttcttattttaaagtgatttttcgaaatctcACGATCGATCCTCCCTCAGCAGGTAATTCGATTGAACAAGAGTCCCGAAAAACCTGGACACGCACAGACAAGCACCATTGTTGTCAAACTTCCATCCCCCCTCTTCTGCATTCGAATGTTTTTGACGTACGCCCAAAAATAACAGTCACCGTTTCGGTGGGAATGTGGACTGAAGTTCTACAAAACCTCTTCGATTCAGAACtttttaataatattgaaattcgCAACGTTGAAACGCAACGAAATTTCCTGTTTTGAAGAGCCTGAAGCTCGCTTAAAGTGTTAGGAAAGTTCTTCGCTCCAACGATGCACACTTCAATCTTGTGTTTCTTTAGGCAACCGTAATACTGTAGCcgcaaatatataaaaaaaaaaatacaatcaaACAAAATACTAATAAAAGTGCAATAACTAACGAAGTCGCGATATGCTCGAcgatatttttatctcgaattCACTTGTCGCGAGAGTTTTCTTCATCGCAACGTTCCGTCGTAAGTACTGCTCGAGATTTTGTGCTCTCTCTTAAACAAAACTTTATTCCAATAATATTGCGTAGTTATTGAGTTTCcagtgattttattgaaggACACACCGATCCCGACGATTCCTTAAAAGCTTTTCAATTGAAACCATCAACATTGAACAATTTATCGGTcccaaaataaataattcacacttttgttattatttttaaacagagaatgaaaatgatattttgtgGGAAAAGAGGTTTCAATTCGCTCTTTGGGATCCTCCGACTTTGTGTGCCCTTGAAAGAGTTTTCTCCGCCtggaaaatcattaaaaatttatctcatgttcatttaattttaaaaagcaAAAGTTTTGAGTCatggaaatatttgaaagattttgtacgaaaatttcgattcatttaggtttgttttttttttatctctgagTTTATTAATTTGTTGGTGAAAATGGTGATTGttttgaattgattttcttttataGAATAGCATCTCGTTTAAAATTTCACTCAATTCTCAGGTTTAGAACTGATGAGTTTCGGTACAGTGAAATATATTGTTCAAAATGTCCCTTTGTGTTTAGGTAAGGCAAAGTATCTGGCGCGTAACATTAAATCGCAAGTACGAAAATATAACCTGCGATGAAGTAGTTGTCTACGATTGTGTAATATTTACATCGTCCAATACAATGAATTTGTAATATTTcttgtgttttttttgcttattcCTCTCAATGGtttggaataattaaaatgACGgaaactctctttctctctctttcgctttaTACATAAGTTTCTCAATGGAAAAGTAGACCTAAGTTAAGATTTCTTCTGTGTTACttcgtttttcgtttctttagctttttttttatccctcaTTTTCTCACAAAATATGAATTATAGGGTTGATTATTTTACAGATTTCAGAATGATAATTTACAAATTTCCATAAACGCTTGatccaaaatgatttttggtGGCTCTGCGTCTTAAATAACTTCCTGTGACCGTGGTAAGACGCAAGCAGTTTCACCATTCTTTTTATCGCTCACAACTTTCGTGAATCAATTAGATTTTCATGCACGCTTTGcttcaataatttttgaagAGACCAGAAGTGCTGAGCACACAAAAAGTTTCATGCGCTCACCAATGCTGTTCTGCTCTTTGAATTTTCTCCATCTTTATCTAACTTTATTCCAAGATCGAAAgtaattttgaaagaaaattgttGAAGCGTTTACCGAGCTTTAAGGTCACTGCGTGCTCAGTCGCCAAAGGTCGTTTTTACAACGAAAGAATGAACCAAAGACCCACGAGATGGACATATGGAGAGTAACGAAATGAGCGAAAATAATAATGCTAAAAGTGGCGAAAATTTAGCCAAAGTCAGTGTCTCAGGACCGAAGTCCATCACATACGAGGAATCTAATCCCATAGTAATAGACGCCGAAAGACAAGTACATTCGTCTCATTCCATTTGGGTTGTCGCAGAAAGAGAGACGGACAAAGGGCGACCAGAAGCGCAAGAGGTTGCAGTTCAATGAAGAAGACGCTTCGATCTTTCTTCAAGAAAGCGTGGAATAGAGCAATTTGGGCAATGACGACGATACCCCTGCTGTTTTAGTCGCCGAATAATCTTGCTTCTTCTTTACATGTTATCTGatcaacaaaattcatttgttaTATAAATCCTAGTTACTGCCACAAGTTGGTCGAGAGAGTCTGTCCCGGCAACACGCTCGAGGGTGGCTTCACCAATCCACCGAGAGACATTTGAGCCATCTGCTGTGGTAACTGcaatgaaaaagaaacaggaaaataaaaaattagaagAGGAAAATCATCTCCAAAAACTATATTGCGGAGATAGGTTTCTAGTAGAAAAATGaacaagtagaaaaaaaaagcattgatAGCATGAAACAGAGAATTTACGATAATTCTCCAAATCCTCTGGGCAGAACAGTTGCGCGATTCTCAGACAGAGTTTATTATTCCCTCGtcctttttgcctttttggaGGGGTGCAAACTCGTGGATGGAGTTGAAGCTTCAAGTAATGCAGGTGGCTCtcattcgattttattgcCACTGTACTTTCTCGTATAAATACAAGGTCACGCACGCACGGACTATTACCGGActtggaaatggaaaaaaagcaaaacatATTCACCTGCGGTGCAAAGGGCGTGTTTAATTGTGGCTGTGCAGGGAGATTGAAGAATGGATTACTCCCCGGTGCAGGTTGTAAGTTCTGCGATGCCATGATCCCGCTCCAACCATTGTTACTACTTATGTTACTCTGTCCCTGCATCTGCATTAACTGCGAAGAAACTTGGCTCACACCCTGaaagtgatgaaaattatGTTAATTTCATCGACAGATAAAGTATTCGGTGAAACctttaaatttcgaaaatataacgtTGCGCAATTGATTTGTCAACGTGTTTATTAGTAATAAAGTTATAAAATACCATTTGATTCTGCATCGCCATTGCATTGGTTGGTAAGCTGTTAATTTGGTTGACCGCACCCATGTGTAAACTGTTAGCCAAAGGATTGACCATCTGACTGGAGTTGAGAGCCATTTGATTGGTTGCAATGTTTAGTTGGTTCGCACCGGGTATTCCTATTTGTCCCTGCAATTGATTTAACTGTCCGATGCCGCTCGATTGGCTAGGAAAACTATTTTGTGGTCCAAAAGCTCCCAAGTTTTGTACGGGTTGAGCAAATTGCTGGACCGGTTGTTGTTGCGCGTACATGGAGCCACCTTTAATTAAATGGATTTATTGCCTCCGTAATGACACAGTGAaagaccattttttatttcatattgtTCAGGggctgaagaaaaataaatgtgcCAACGATGAATAGTGACGTGTAGAAATGTACCTTGGACTGCAAAAGGTGATTGTTGATGGCTCGGAGTTCCATAAAGCGCAAGAATACTGTCCTTcgtcattttacttttttcctgGGGCGTTGGTGCTGGCtgattgaagaaattttcttcGTCTGTTTTACTCGCGACGCCGGTCGACTCGGCACTACCGTTTGTTGCACCTGTCGGTGGGGCTGGCGACGAATTCGCTGGGGTAGCTGACAGGAAAGACGAAAATATATCGTCCCCTGATGTCGAGCCATTAGCATTCGTCTGACTCACTGGAGCATCTtcagaaataaataaacaattattCTTTGTGTAtcaataatgattttttgtgTCCTATATCTTCGCCATATTTATCTCGACGCAACACATACCAAGACCCAAAAGATCCAGCGTTGCTGCATTATTCGCTCTATTTGGTTTAGGACTGACGGAGCTTCGTGGCTTCGGTATTTGCGGAACTATTTCAGCTTTCTTTACCGGGGGGAGGGTGTTTTGGGTGGTGCTCGATTTCGTGCCTTCCTTCTTTCGCCGACGTTGTCGTTCCGCCTCTTCATCGAGCTCCTTGTCCCAATTCACCTAGAAATTTAATTATATTTATCATACTCAAAAACCTTAATTATTCGTATTCAAAAGCCTGCAATTTTTAAcacaataattttctttttccgtttgaaaattgaaagttcttATTACTTGTCagtaaaagaaaacaaaaaatctgatCCCAATATAACAATTTCTTTCtaacaaatattttgaaacaaaaaaaaatcgttttagatTTAAAAGTATTCAAAATGAACGAACGTATTTTCAGTA
This genomic window contains:
- the LOC122407840 gene encoding stromal membrane-associated protein 1, which gives rise to MTSRFEKERAKQIQDKCQDLLTQMLRDEDNKYCVDCDAKGPRWASWNLGIFLCIRCAGIHRNLGVHISKVKSVNLDTWTPEQVVSLQQMGNSRARAVYEANLPDSFRRPQTDCSLESFIRAKYEHKKYIAREWVPPPLPKVNWDKELDEEAERQRRRKKEGTKSSTTQNTLPPVKKAEIVPQIPKPRSSVSPKPNRANNAATLDLLGLDAPVSQTNANGSTSGDDIFSSFLSATPANSSPAPPTGATNGSAESTGVASKTDEENFFNQPAPTPQEKSKMTKDSILALYGTPSHQQSPFAVQGGSMYAQQQPVQQFAQPVQNLGAFGPQNSFPSQSSGIGQLNQLQGQIGIPGANQLNIATNQMALNSSQMVNPLANSLHMGAVNQINSLPTNAMAMQNQMGVSQVSSQLMQMQGQSNISSNNGWSGIMASQNLQPAPGSNPFFNLPAQPQLNTPFAPQLPQQMAQMSLGGLVKPPSSVLPGQTLSTNLWQ